The Apium graveolens cultivar Ventura chromosome 10, ASM990537v1, whole genome shotgun sequence nucleotide sequence GAGGTAATGAGCATAAATGTCCACTTCCTTTGAATTGAGCCAGCAATTTATTGCCTTATCTCTCATTGTCCATTCCCTTGCATGGCGGCAATGGCTTTCCACATAAGCACAGATTGTGGCCAAAAGCGGTGGAAGGGAACTTATTAAATGGCCTTCCTTGTGGAATCATGCCACATAATTTGTTTGCCCTGAAGTTTGCATGACTTAGATTCTCGATATCTAGCAAGCTTACTGGAATTTTTCCTACAAGTGTATTGATGGACAGGTCTAACCATTGCAACTTAAGTAACAACCCTAGGCTTGCAGGTATCGTGCCTGTTACTTGATTTCTCGAAATGTCTAACCTTTCAAGTGTAACTAAGTTTGAAACAGAATTAGGAATTTGGCCAGTAATCTTGTTGCTCCCTATGTTGAGCATTGTCAAACTTGAGCCTTCAGAGAATTCAGGAATACTACCCGAAATTGCATTGTTTGTCAAGTCAATAGTTTGCATAGAATTGCTTGTTCTGTTCAAGATACTTGAAAGAGACCCATATAGTTGGTTGGAATGGAGATCAAGAGAGGTAATTCCTGTTGGCAATGTAAATATAGAAAGGTCAGACTTTAATTGATTGTTTGATAACTTGACCTTGTGCAAGCAAGACATTCTTGTGAAGAAATTTGTAATCCCATCAGTGAAATGGTTTTCGGATAGATCGATGGAGGTCAAGGAATTTGGTTGTGTGAAGACTGGGAGTGTTCCATTAAGGTTGCATCCGGCTAAATTGACATCAGAGAGTTCCCTGCTCCTAATCCATATGGGAACTGTCCCTAAGTTGAGCTTGTTGTAAGACAAATCTATTGACAACAAAGAAGGAATGCCTTTGTCAAAGGCACTAGGCAAAGGATCTGAAAGTGCATTTCTTGATAAGTTGAGGTACCATAGGTTCTTTAGCTGTGATAAAGTTTCTGGAATTTGACCACTAAGCTGGTTCAAGCTCAGTGACAAACTGGTAAGAGACTTTAGATGCCCAATTTCATCCGGGATCTTCCCACTGAATTGATTATGGCTTAGAGACAAGTCTGAAAGACTTTCTAGACCGCCTAAAGAGTTGGGAATTTGACCTGATAATTGATTGTCTGAAAAATCAAGAAATGTCAGATTTTTGAGCTGGCCTAGGTAAAGTGGGATGAACCCAGATAAGGAATTGTGACTAAGATCAAGATACTGTAACCTAAGAAGATTCTTAAATGTGGCTGGGATAGGACCTTCAAGGAAGTTTCTCGCCAACGTAAGCTGGACAATGTTTCTTAAATTCCCAATGGTTGGAGGAATAGGACCAGTTAAACGGTTGCCACTTAATGATATTGCCATGAGAAAGGGTAACTGAACTAAACTTAAAGGAATGTTGCCGTCAAGTACATTGTCTTCTAAGACTAGCTGTGTGAGGCTTGTAAGATTTGAGAAGCTTTCAGGAATGCTTCCTCCAATTCTTTTCATCCCACTGACTATCATCACTTCCAAGAACTTCAAATCACCCAGAGAAGGAGAAAGACTGCCCTTCATGAAAATTGATGCATCCCTCTCTGGCCTCTGCAATTGCAACTGTGTCACTCTTCCTGTTTTCGGGTTGCATTGAATCCCTTCCCAGCCTCCATCACAGAAATCCTTACCTACCCATGACGCTAAAATCCCAGTTGTGTCCTTAAAGATTACGGCTTTTAAACCGAGAAGTGCAGCTCTGTCAATGTCTGAGCGTGCTGGTGATTCTTGCAAAGAAAGATGAATGGATGTAAGAATAATCAAGAACTTCAAAACCCATATTAGAACCTGCATTCTAGAAAATGGGCAAGCAATTGTATCTGAGAactttataaaattatgaaataaGTTAAGAACTGAAGTGGGACCTGACAAATTGACTATGGTGTCAGATAATATATATAAAGAAATGAAGGAAAAGTACAGAAAAGGAGAGATGGTAAGAGGCGTCCCATTTTTCTCTACCTAGTGAACATTTTAGCTGCCACCGTAATCTAGAAATGGGTTCAACTCGAAAATGGCCAAATCAATACAATGCAAGCCTATTGTCAAATTTCTGGGTCccattattttatatataaaatgcAGATGCGTGCAGCTGACACAAGCAACATGCAACAGCTGACACATGCAGCAGAAGaaaaaaaagattaaaaaatacaaagaaatggaaCTGGCCGGACCACTACGGTGGGACGGGACTATTTTTACAAAACTACTCCAACGCTGCAGGTCTTCTATTTTGCTGACTAAGGGTCACAATGCGAGTCCCAATGCAGCAAGTGGGACTGCATTGGATGTGCTCATGTTCCTTCACTTAGACAAGAAGGTATAATGATGAGAAGGTGGTAATGACTGGTGAATATATGAATTCTGACAGAGAAGAACAATGATAATGTATTCAAATTTTGAGTGTCTGTTCTGTATAGGAACAGAGTTTAACTATAAACAAACAAAAATAGGTGAATTACAGATTCACATTGTAAAATTAATTCTGATTCACGAGGACTGTCAATTTATTTCAAACGTTGGAGTGCTCACCCTAGTTCAAATTTACTTCAACTTGTTATCAGAACATTAATCTCGGTTGTTGGCGTGGTCCATGGCCTACAAATCTTGGCCATCATATTTAATCTTTACAGCAATCAGATGTTAATTTATGGCTGTTAGATTCTGATTGGGGGGTCTTCACCTTTCACCCTGACATGTTGTATCAAATTGCCTTTTTATTCTCGAAGATAAAAACTCATATTTGTGGTGCGGGTGGTGTGGACGGTTAGATGAAAAGTCCTGTTAGCCGTTCTACCTTAATTAGCCGTTCTATCTTAATTAAGCTTCTCGCTAACAAAATCGCCTCAAAGCAGTTGCGAATTTGTACTTCTTCCCTGCTCAGGACAAGTCTATTCGGATTCAGGTCAATATTGTCATAATTACTAGTGCATTTTCGTAGTTTTTTTGCAATAGGCCATGACTTGTGTTAAGCTTTTTGGCTAATAAGATGTAGAGGAAGGCTAAGACCATAATGAGCAAGGCCCTCTTATGTTTGTGCAATGAGCTGTCACACGATTACTATTAGAAAGAAGCATTGAACTAGTACCTCTCGAGCTATCAACCGACAAACAATAATCAAACTGACCAAGTTTAGTTTCAAGTATCCAGCTATCATATACTCCGTTTACAACAGTACAATGTAGTGATTACATAACTTAACCTTAGATTTCTTGTCGGCTCTAAAGATCAAGACTATAACAATAATTAATTAGCAAACCTATTACATCCTGATGAACTTATGAGCATTTAGGATCTCTAGAATGATATCCAACCAATAGTCCCGCCGTGAACTTCCTTTGCATTCAGTAAATTCAAAATAAACAGGCTCTGTGCTGTATAAGATTAAAAAAACTAGGACATCAGGATGTTTACACACTCTAAAAATACAAGCATAGGATAAAACTACAAAACATACATTGATGTAGACTTGTACATCACAGCCTTATCATACAATTGATGAGACGAGCACCCGGTGGTCCTGTTAGAGCAGGCTTTATAACCTGCTTCATGTCCGCAGCTAATTCAAATTTCCAACTCCCATAGACTCAAAGTACATAGCTTTATTGGTCAATGTCAGACGACCCGCCTAAAAGAAGCCAAATCATACTAGAGTCACTATCCAAATATACATTGCACAAACTAGCAACCAGATTCAGGAAATGAGTAATTAGCAAGCAGACTTATCAAATTTAGCGAATGACATTGGATTTCAAGGAGGACAGTTACTACCAGGCCATCCAGAGATTCCAATATGCTGAAAAATTGGTTGTGTGGGAACTGTCCCATCTATATCTAAAATGATCTCTCCCTCAGTAAGCTGAAGGTTGGATGCTGACGAAGATGTATTTACATTAGCAGCAGATTTGATCACCCTGCAGTAAACATCCATAAAGTATGATTATAGGATTATAATGGATGACAAAAACTTACATAATTTGCTCTTGGTTTATTCACAATAAAGGAGTTCAAATTAAGAGAGCTAAATTATGAGAATTATTATCAATCTTACTTAGGAAGTAGAGATGACAAATTTATTCTATACATAGGTGTCATTTGAAAAAAAAAACAGAAGTGTTTTGACAAGATGGACACATGGTCCAAATTCAGACTGAACTGCATGAATGATACCGATTATTGAAACCGCAGTGCAGAGGTATCTCCGTTGCTCCCTTTGCCGAGGGTTCAAAGTATGTTTAATTATCATAAAAAAAACTACAAAAACACCAACTCTGTTATGTGTTACCAAAAACTAAATGAGCCACATATGTGTAAGGGAGTATTGACATGACTAAACAATTAACGTATTCTTTTGTTCAAGTCACCATATCTTGAACCCTCATAGTGAGCCATCTTAACAAACCCATCCAATTTATTCATTGCATAAATGGATCAACAGTGCAGAACGTACAGTAACATCCATCCCGTTACATGTCTCGGACAAGATAACGGGCAATGGGCAAATGACATATTTCCATTAATGGACAAAAAATTATACTTCCAGTAAAGTCACATAAACAATCCATATACATGATTATACATTTTCAATTTATTACAATCAGAAGCCATTGCTCAAAGGTCAATATGTGACCCTATTTAATGGTTTTCATTTCTCAAGTGCACTTACAGAAAACACACTTCTTGTTATTGATGAAATATTCATAGTAGCACACATAGGGTTAAGGCAACCAGTGATCGAGAGTATACATAGTAAAATTATTCCATAATTTACTGGAAGTGGAAGTTGACCATAAGAATCAATTATTATTAAGTGtttacttaattattatacatccTTACTTTTCCAGGCTGCGCAGGTACTTGTCGTagataataaaatgaagtttgtgTCCTGAAGACAAAGTCAGTACATCAAAGAAATTGTGAACAGTGATTACATCTGCAATAGCTGTACAGGCAGGAGCAATTCGTGTAATAAAAGCCTCCAATCCTACAGTCTTATTGTCATCAACCTGAAAAAGAGAATTAAGACAATAATAAAACAGAAGGTCCTTGGAAACTACACCAACTGTAACAGAAATCTCAATATAGCAATCACTTGACTTTAAACAGATGCTGTCAATACATTTCCTTATTGACCCCATTATGAGAGTGTAATGGAAATGAGATTACCTGAGCAGCCATATTTGTTGAATTAGAATAGAAAAGTGACCACCCTTCCTCATCCTCCACTTCCTGGTTACTGCGAGAAGTAGTTTCCTGTAGTTTCCACGCGGAGGatgataaaaataattagtatAACATTGGTCACTTCACATTCTCTTTTACTCTTGTCAAATATTGAACAATTAATACCTAACAATAATGCAGTTACAGTGAATAACTAACATATTTAGCCTAAACATAATATGTTCTAGCCACGTAACATAATGCAAGACAACTATTAATGCTCAAAAGTTAGAAGTTTAGATAACGGGTGTGGTGTGAATTACGATGTTTACTTCATTCTCAGCACTTGGCCCTTCCCATGCAAGCATCATATCAAATGTTAAGCGACGAAAATTTTTGTCAGCCAAATAATCTGGACGCCTCGTCATCATGTTCAAAGCTGGATATGAACAGAACTCTAATAAACTTCTAGCATAAACCAAAGATTCTTTGATGATATTAGGGTGCTCGGTGTCAAAACAGTGCTGCAACTCTTCACTTGGTTTATGAAGGATCCTGCAAGTCAGCGTCAAATGTGTACATTCAATAAAACTTACAAAAGTAATAGTTGAAAAGATACTGTTatagtttatattttatttttacttcaagatacttccgtgcttcagtagcatcatttggcaaccaaccggtttgaatatgagttttaatgggatctatccatgacgtctcCAGAcctcactacgccataagtgctcAAATGCAATGCCTTTTAAGAAGCGTTGCACCAAAAGCGTTTCATTATCTAcaaattttttgattttttgcAACAGAGTAGAATAAGCGTTGCATTATAGTTAAGTTACTGTTGCTAGTTATTGACAGTGTTGCGCAACAAGCAACACTAGAGTTACTGGTGTTGCATTacacattttaaaaaaaataaaaaaaatgctGACATGGACATAAAATGCTGATGTGGCACTGTGGGCCCACATCCAGTGCTGACGTGGCACAGTGGGCCCACATGTGGGACCCACAGTGCAGACGTGGCGATGCCCTGTTGTGGGACTGGAGAATCGAATTCAAGACCTTCGACGTActtaaagaaaaaaataaattaaaatataaaatattttaattaataaaattatattttaatattcaattaaataaaaaatgcaaaatattttttattttttaataaaatataaaatgcaAAAAGAGGGGGTGTTGGGCCAACATGTGGGTACCCATTTTATCCGGAAGCACTCTCTGACGGGTCAGAAACACTCTCTGATCGGACAGAGAGTGCTTTCGTATAATGTGAGTTCCACGTGACCTCACTTAATATTAATagtaatattaaaaaaaaatgtCAAGAAGGTTTGCTAGCCTAGGGAATTGAACCCAAGACCACCCAATTAAACAAAGATGTTCACAACCACTGCACCAGCTTAGTTGGTGTGTTTTTATTTGCATAACTTATACTTTAACTATAcagtaaataaataaatttaatgaAAAAGCACTCAGACACAGATATATGTTTATAGTACTGATGCCAAAATTTTGGGCAGCCAAAATTTCCCCCCAATTCTCAACATTTCCCTCTTCTTTCGACTCTCTCGGTGAAAAGTACCATTTTAGTTTTTagtttcaatttttcaaactctcTCAGTGAAAAACTCTCTCAATTTGTAGTTTCGCAATTTGTACCACACCTCCGCTCGCTTCTGTGTCGCAATTTCTGCTCAAACTCTCAATTTATGCACCATTGTCGCTTTGGGGCTTTTGGTTTTGCTTTCATTTAGGGGCTTTTGGATTTGCGTGCTCTAAAAAGCTTTTGCAGGTAATTTCTAAAAAGCTTCTAATTTTTTATTTAGGGTTTTTGTTGATTTAGGGGAATTCGATTTAGGGTTTGATTTTGATATGTTTGTGGTTGATGTTTGATTTTGATTTTGGATGTTTTTCATGTTTTCATCACTGCATGTCTTTATTGGGTTCGATTTAGTCTACATTCtgtttttttatattaatttgtTATGTTTTTTTATTATGTTTACTTGTAGCTGCACTCATTGCTCCTGCTTTTTCTGAGATTATTTGTTAGTTATTGTATGTATGTGAATGTATGCATAATTGATTATATATGGGAAAGTTTTGTTAGTTTGAGGATTTATGTTACTTGTTATATTATGCTTTATAAGTAATTTATATTTTTCGCACCATGTGGTTTAGTTTGAGGATTTATATTACTTGTTATTATGTTATATTGTATCCAGTCTTGTTCTTTCAAGATTGTGTGTAAACCGTTAAACTGATAAGAATGACGGTGAAGGAGTGTAATTCTTGATGGTAGAATTAGCGTACTTTTGATTTGGAATTATGAATGCGGATGGTAGAATTAGCGTACTGAACCTGTTTAAATAAAATGAATAGGTAAAACCATATAAATAGTATGATAGTACTTTACTCTAATTATAGTATGATAGTATGATAGGTAACACTGTATAATTAGCGTACTTTCCTCTAATTATAGTACTTTGTATGATTTAAAATAGTATTAATGAGTAGGTAACACTATATGAACATGACCTGTTTAGATAAAATATGTACTAAGAATTACACAAGTGTTGAATCTCCTATCGACTTTATTAATAGGTCACAGGGTTCGTAAAAATGGACGAGTATTACATTTGGATAGGTTTTCCAAGATCCAGTCCAGAGTATATAAGAGGGATAAAAGCAATTTTGAAAAATGCATTTCCCATCTACAAAAATGGCGATCAAATGAAGTGTCCGTGCAAAAAATGTACTGAACGTAATTGGTACTGTCAAGATGTCATCTACGATCATCTTGTTTGCAATGGCCCTTCTCCGTTACATGCCGATTGGATCTGTGAGGTTTCACAGACAAAATTAGGAGGTACTGATGACTTTGAAGATTGTGAAATGGGGATTGAATTTGAAGACAATTTAGATGCAATATTCAATTATACGCGTAAGAATTTTGAAAATCAAGGAGGCTGTGAAGACGAACCAAATGCAGACGCTAAGAAATTTTTTCGGCATGTTGAAGAAGGAAAACAACCATTATATCCCGGTTGTACTACGTTTTCTCGATTAAGTTTCCTGATCAGATTTTATCATTTAAAATGCGTTTACGGAATTAGTGAGCCTGCATTTGGAGAATTACTAAAGCTGATCAAAGAAGCGTTTCCTGATGCCAATCTCCCTTTGTCTTTTAATGCTGCAAAGAGTGTCATTAGGGATTTAGGCCTTGACTATGAGAAAATACACGTATGCCCCAACAGCTGCATGTTGTATTGGggtaaaaataaagaaaaaaatgAATGTGAAACTTGTGGTGTGTCGAGGTGGGTTGTACATAAAAAAGATGGCATCGTTGAAAATAATGATCCACCGAAGATTCATAAAGTAGCAGCAAACGTGATGAGGTACTTCCCACTACGATCAAGGTTACAGAGGATGTTCCTGTGCAAAGACTTTTCCAGACTTATGAGATGGCACGCATTAGGACGAACAAAAGATGGAAAATTAAGACATTCAGCTGATGTTTTGGCTTGGAAGGCGATGGATGCTCGTTATCCTGATTTTGCAGCGAAAAATCGAAATTTTAGATTGGGTGTAGCAGCTGATGGTTTTAACCCATATAGTTCAATGAATTTAAGTCATAGTACATGGCCAATCGTGTTGGTAAATTATAACCTTCCCCTGGCTATGTATGAAACAAGAAAATCTGATTTTGTCCACGTTAATATCCGGTCCGGATTCTCCTAAGAACAATATTGATGTTTATATGCAACCCTTAATTTCGGAGTTGAAAGCATTGTGGAAAGATGGTGTCGAAACTTATGATTCCCTGACCAGCGAGAATTTTAATTTACGAGCAAGCGCGTTGTGGACAATAAGCGATTTTTTGGGGTACGCTATGTTATCAGGCTGGAGTACGAAAGGGAAACTAGCATGTCCAGAGTGCCATTACGAGACTTCTTCTGTTTATTTGAAACATAGCAAAAAACTGTCTAAATGAATCATAGAAAGTTTCTTGATCCGACACTCGAGTGGAGGCTAGATAAGAAGAGATTTAATGGTGAAATGGATATGGGGAATAGTCCAGTGCCATTAACAGGAACAGAAATTGAAGAGTTATTATGGGGGTATGAAAATCAGTTTGGAGATAAGACCCGGAGGAAGCGTAAAAGGGTTGGccctttcaaaaaaaaaatcaatatttttttatCTGCCCTACTGGTGTCATAATCCGCTTCGATATAACTTGGACGCCATGCATATAAAGAAGAACATATGCGATAAAATATTAGGTACTTTGCTTAATATAAGTGGCAAGTCGAAGGATCACCTAATTGCTCGTTATGATTTACAGGATCGGGGCATAAG carries:
- the LOC141691709 gene encoding uncharacterized protein LOC141691709, which encodes MQVLIWVLKFLIILTSIHLSLQESPARSDIDRAALLGLKAVIFKDTTGILASWVGKDFCDGGWEGIQCNPKTGRVTQLQLQRPERDASIFMKGSLSPSLGDLKFLEVMIVSGMKRIGGSIPESFSNLTSLTQLVLEDNVLDGNIPLSLVQLPFLMAISLSGNRLTGPIPPTIGNLRNIVQLTLARNFLEGPIPATFKNLLRLQYLDLSHNSLSGFIPLYLGQLKNLTFLDFSDNQLSGQIPNSLGGLESLSDLSLSHNQFSGKIPDEIGHLKSLTSLSLSLNQLSGQIPETLSQLKNLWYLNLSRNALSDPLPSAFDKGIPSLLSIDLSYNKLNLGTVPIWIRSRELSDVNLAGCNLNGTLPVFTQPNSLTSIDLSENHFTDGITNFFTRMSCLHKVKLSNNQLKSDLSIFTLPTGITSLDLHSNQLYGSLSSILNRTSNSMQTIDLTNNAISGSIPEFSEGSSLTMLNIGSNKITGQIPNSVSNLVTLERLDISRNQVTGTIPASLGLLLKLQWLDLSINTLVGKIPVSLLDIENLSHANFRANKLCGMIPQGRPFNKFPSTAFGHNLCLCGKPLPPCKGMDNER
- the LOC141689200 gene encoding uncharacterized protein LOC141689200; translation: MAAQVDDNKTVGLEAFITRIAPACTAIADVITVHNFFDVLTLSSGHKLHFIIYDKYLRSLEKVIKSAANVNTSSSASNLQLTEGEIILDIDGTVPTQPIFQHIGISGWPGSNCPP
- the LOC141691710 gene encoding uncharacterized protein LOC141691710; this encodes MDEYYIWIGFPRSSPEYIRGIKAILKNAFPIYKNGDQMKCPCKKCTERNWYCQDVIYDHLVCNGPSPLHADWICEVSQTKLGGTDDFEDCEMGIEFEDNLDAIFNYTRKNFENQGGCEDEPNADAKKFFRHVEEGKQPLYPGCTTFSRLSFLIRFYHLKCVYGISEPAFGELLKLIKEAFPDANLPLSFNAAKSVIRDLGLDYEKIHVCPNSCMLYWGKNKEKNECETCGVSRWVVHKKDGIVENNDPPKIHKVAANVMRYFPLRSRLQRMFLCKDFSRLMRWHALGRTKDGKLRHSADVLAWKAMDARYPDFAAKNRNFRLGVAADGFNPYSSMNLSHSTWPIVLVNYNLPLAMYETRKSDFVHVNIRSGFS